A stretch of DNA from Candidatus Saccharibacteria bacterium oral taxon 488:
AAGCTATTTTTTATGCTTGCGATATTTTCCGACCACCGCATAGAATAACACCCTCAGAACGTGCATGTTTCCCTTAATTGGGCTGATTTTTGTTGGCGTCTTGCCCTTCTTCGGATAGGTTCGTACCACTGGTGTTTCGGCTGTTTTATACTGCTTGCGGCGGCTGCTCTCTATGGCAAGATAGTAATGAAGCTCATAGGTTTGAAATATATCACGAAATACAGCAATGTCCGGGTCTTTGAGTAGCTTTGCGCTATACGCACGAAAGCCATTTGTGGTATCGGTATGCTTCTGGCCGGCCGCCAGGCTTATCAGCGGCGCATGGATTAGGTGAAGGCCTATCTCTCTCGAAAGCGGCGTATTTACCGCCTTGCCGCCTGGTATAAATCGTGAACCCTGAATGTGGTCATATCCCTGATCGAGCAGCTTAATAAAGTCAGGAATTCTCTCTACACTATCCTTGCCATTACCGTCAACAAC
This window harbors:
- a CDS encoding glycosyltransferase family 2 protein, with protein sequence MTKAPTNKQDRIRRDHPEWEFPDFEVNEINKKKHKYCVCVFVINEGERVQKQLQKMKPLAKQIDIVVADGGSTDGSLETDFLKSQDVRALLTKKGKGKLSAQMRMAFAWALSEGYEGVVVVDGNGKDSVERIPDFIKLLDQGYDHIQGSRFIPGGKAVNTPLSREIGLHLIHAPLISLAAGQKHTDTTNGFRAYSAKLLKDPDIAVFRDIFQTYELHYYLAIESSRRKQYKTAETPVVRTYPKKGKTPTKISPIKGNMHVLRVLFYAVVGKYRKHKK